The Paenibacillus sp. RUD330 genome has a segment encoding these proteins:
- the murQ gene encoding N-acetylmuramic acid 6-phosphate etherase — translation MNEYLASLTTEGINPDTLSIDECSTEQMLQLMNREDAKVPAAVAAEIPLISEAVDVIYESLSNGGRMFYIGAGTSGRLGVLDASECPPTFGVDPLLIQGYIAGGDQALRTAVEGCEDDGDEGRAAIDRIGVTDKDVVVGISASGSAAYVIEALRRASEIGAAAIGVVNNKRTRLSEVCDICIAPVVGSEVISGSTRLKAGTAQKLVLNMLSTCTMVKLGKTYNNLMVDLKASNKKLYDRSLRIIQNASGADEATAARALERASKDSKLAIMMIKTGLEPDEARAALDASSGNLKAAIRICAQAN, via the coding sequence ATGAATGAATACCTTGCCAGCTTGACGACGGAGGGAATCAATCCCGATACGCTGTCCATCGACGAATGCTCGACCGAGCAGATGCTGCAGCTGATGAACCGGGAAGATGCCAAAGTGCCGGCGGCCGTGGCGGCCGAGATTCCGCTTATATCCGAGGCTGTGGACGTCATTTACGAATCGTTGTCGAACGGGGGCCGCATGTTCTACATCGGAGCCGGAACCTCGGGAAGGCTTGGAGTGCTTGACGCCTCTGAATGTCCGCCGACCTTCGGCGTTGATCCGCTGCTTATCCAAGGATATATAGCCGGAGGGGACCAGGCGCTGCGGACGGCGGTGGAAGGCTGCGAGGACGACGGGGACGAAGGCCGCGCGGCGATCGACCGGATCGGCGTCACCGACAAGGATGTCGTCGTGGGCATTTCCGCCAGCGGCAGCGCCGCTTATGTCATCGAAGCGCTCCGTCGGGCCAGCGAGATCGGAGCGGCCGCCATTGGAGTCGTCAACAACAAGCGGACGCGGCTCAGCGAAGTGTGCGACATCTGCATCGCGCCGGTCGTCGGCTCCGAAGTCATCTCCGGCTCTACGAGGCTGAAGGCGGGAACGGCGCAGAAGCTGGTCCTCAACATGCTCAGCACCTGCACGATGGTGAAGCTGGGCAAGACGTACAACAACCTGATGGTCGACCTGAAGGCGAGCAACAAGAAGCTGTACGACCGGTCCCTGCGCATCATCCAGAACGCTTCAGGGGCGGATGAGGCGACCGCGGCACGCGCTCTTGAAAGGGCTTCCAAGGACAGCAAGCTTGCGATCATGATGATCAAGACCGGCCTGGAGCCGGATGAGGCGAGGGCGGCGCTGGATGCCAGCTCCGGCAACCTCAAGGCAGCGATACGTATCTGCGCACAGGCCAACTAA